From the Burkholderia ubonensis subsp. mesacidophila genome, the window TCGTGCTGGTCGTCGTCGTGACGGTCGTGGTTGCTCGCTCGCCGTTGCCCTGAAGGTCGATCTGCTCGACCGTGGACGCACTTTCAACGAACGGAGTGCGATTATGGTCGATCAGAAGCAAGGTGCAACGAGCAAGGATGAGAAAGCGAGCAAGCCGGTTGCTGCTGACCTAAAGCAGGCGACTTCGACGGCTAACTCGACTGAAAATGATCCTGCAGCGACGGCGGCATTGGGCTACACCGACGAAGATGGAACAGGCGACGGAAATCTACAAGCGGATGCGGACCATCAAGGACGTGACCAGGAAGGACATCATCGAGAAGTTCATCGCCGAGGTGAAACTGACGAAGGCCGGCGCAACCACCTACTAGCAACTGATCAAGGATAAGCACGAGCCGATGGGCAAGATAATAGAGCTGGTCCCGGCATTTCCTGTCTGTCATTGAGGCGACTCCTGCTCGGGAACTGCCTTCTTCATGCGTAGACTAGCGATTTCCTTGTAGTATTTGAAGGACAGCTTTGTGAATAATCTCGGGTCGGCGTGCTCAATGAATGCTAGATGTCCGCGCAGCTTTTCGTGCTCTTCGAAATCTAGCTTACCCACCGAAAAGAGCTTCAACAGCAATCGAATATGATCGCGGTAGTTGGCGTGAACCCCGACTTTGCCATCCATATTGACACGTAAACCCGTGATGAGCGTCGATCCCCCTTTGCGACTCATGTAACGCGTCTTCGCTACATTGATTGAAAGCTTAGGGCTTGCGCATCTCGCGAGAATGGTTTGTAGTTCATCGGCGAACGTTCTGCATGCTCCCTGTTTGTCTGTCGAAAAGACGAAATCATCTGCATATCGGGTTAGTACTGCTTGCCCAAAACGTTCAGGGGCAGCGGCTATGAGCTGGTTCAGACGCATATCCAGCTCATACATGACCGCGTTTGCGATACGTGGTGACGAAGGATATCCGACAGGAAGGCGGTCGCTTCTGTCAAAGCATGCCTTTCGAACAAGTTGCTCGAATGCGGGAGTGAAAACCCATTCCTCAAATCGAGGCTTTGCGTCATTAATCGCCCGTATCAGATCCTTGCTTCGTATGGATGGAAAGAATCCCGACACATCTAAACGCACCGAATATGCAGATTTTCTGTGTGCCTCGGCATTCATGACGATTGAGGTGCCCGGTTGGAACGCAGTGGCTAGGTCACTTACGGGTAGTTTTGATAGGACGACAGCGTCGAGCCAGGCGATAACAAGTTTAAGCTCTGCGGCTGGTTGAATCAGATGACGATCCTCTCCCGAGCGCTTTTTGATTGTGAATTTTTTGAAGCGAAAATAAGCTGCCTGAATGGCATCGTCCAGCAATGCTCTAGGTACCGATAGATCGCCAGCAATTCGGTCCACGATGTCAGACATGGCTGAACCTTTCGGGGTTTGATTGCCAATGAAATCGTCGGAACGTTGCCATCAGCGAATCGATATCTGTTGAGTAGCGAAGGAAGGGGGTTGTGCCAACTGCTCGATATACCCAGGTGTCGTTTATAAAGTGACTAACTATCAGCCTTGCTTCTCGGAGGACGCCAAGAAGCTTTGCCGCCATATCAAAATTCTTTTTGCCAAATGCTTCGATCAAGATCGCGATCACTTCTTTATTTGAAACCGGGCCAAAGAAGAGAACAAGGTCGTGGATAAAATATAGGCTGTATTTGTTTGCGCCAAGATCATCCGGTCGCGCTGGTCTAAAGGTGGTCGTTGCTGTGGCGCGCGTATCCAGTGCGTCAGCTAGATCGCTGAAGATTGTTCCTATGCCGTCGGTCTCGGTGATGCCATTTGCCCCCATCGGGTACCACAAGGTTGGGGACTTGGCTTCCGTCGCCGCTGCAATTGGTCCAGTTTCAATAAATGAATTGCTTCCTCGAAATTTTGAGTCATTAATTATGACCAATTTTTTTCGAAGAGTCGGGTGGGCAAATGCTCCAAGCTCACAAAAAGCGCTTGGGCTTTCTAGAACAATCAGGATCTTATCGGCAATTGCCGATATTTCGTGTTCGAGATCCAGTGCGTTCTTGTTTTGCCCAAGTCTTGCGAGTTCATTGAAGATTCCCTCGGCGTAAATGACTCGGTATTCGGGCGACACGCCTTCAGCGAACGTTTTAATTGCTTCGCGTCGTGCGGATGGTTTGCCTGGATTTTGGTTGGCGCCGCAAAGGAAGAAAAGTCGGTTTCCGCGAGAAAAAGCAGGAGGGCTGGATCGAAGATCCAGCCCAAACGTTCTCACCCGTTTGCCGATGGCGCTATTCTCGTACGTTAAGTTGCGCGTAAGCATGCCTACTAGAGCGTCGATGGGTACCGCTTCGGTCACTCGTCGACTGACGAGGGACCGAAGCGGTACCCATCGCCAGAGAGGTAAAAAATCAAGGCGGATTGCGACCCGCAACCCGGTTCAGCCGAAGCTGAACAAAATGCTAGGCGATTTAATTATTGCGGAAAGATGTTCGCGGAGCAACCGACTTTTTCGCCGGTGGCGATTGACTGTTGTTAGGGCTGTCCTGCCGGCGTAGACCAACGAGCCCCGTATCAGCAGCTTCTTAGGATTGTTGATAGCGTGAAAACTGGCATCTCTGCAAACCCCGCATGAACAGTGGTTCTTCGTGGAGCCGGGAGAAAGGACGACGTGAGAACGCGTGTGAATAGTGGTTTTGATTAACGCGCTGGGGCTTGGGAAGCTGAGGTAATGGCCATTTACGACGCCCGCAGAACTTACAATTCTGCATGGATTCGGACCGTATTGGCAACGGGCCGCATTCCTACGCCGACCCGATACCCGCCGGCTCACGCAGCCACAGTCCCCCCAGCGCCGTTTCCCGCCGCCGATGTTAATCTTGGCCCCCACCCACGTTGCCACCCCCGAACGGAACCCCCATGAAAAGCTGGACGATCGGCGTGCTGCTCGGCATGGCGACCATTCTGGTCCACGCGGCCGCGATGGTTTTCCTGGCGGTCGTCGCCCGTCGGGTCCGCGATGCGCTCGACGTGCGGCGCGACAACATCCACGCGCAACTGCGCAAGGTGATCGCCATCATTGCGTTGATCTGCATCGCCCTCGGCCTGCTGCATACGCTGGAGGCGGCTGCATGGGCCGCGGTGTTCGTGCGGCTCGACGCGATGAGCACGTTCGGCGACGCGCTGTTCTACTCGATCGATTCGATGGCGACGCGCGGCGCGTCGGGTCTCGCGCTGGCCGGCAACTGGCGGATGCTGGGGGCGATCGAGTCGTCGTGCGGCGTGCTGCTGTTCGGCATGTCCACCGCGTTCATCTTCGCC encodes:
- a CDS encoding retron St85 family RNA-directed DNA polymerase — encoded protein: MSDIVDRIAGDLSVPRALLDDAIQAAYFRFKKFTIKKRSGEDRHLIQPAAELKLVIAWLDAVVLSKLPVSDLATAFQPGTSIVMNAEAHRKSAYSVRLDVSGFFPSIRSKDLIRAINDAKPRFEEWVFTPAFEQLVRKACFDRSDRLPVGYPSSPRIANAVMYELDMRLNQLIAAAPERFGQAVLTRYADDFVFSTDKQGACRTFADELQTILARCASPKLSINVAKTRYMSRKGGSTLITGLRVNMDGKVGVHANYRDHIRLLLKLFSVGKLDFEEHEKLRGHLAFIEHADPRLFTKLSFKYYKEIASLRMKKAVPEQESPQ
- a CDS encoding retron St85 family effector protein yields the protein MLTRNLTYENSAIGKRVRTFGLDLRSSPPAFSRGNRLFFLCGANQNPGKPSARREAIKTFAEGVSPEYRVIYAEGIFNELARLGQNKNALDLEHEISAIADKILIVLESPSAFCELGAFAHPTLRKKLVIINDSKFRGSNSFIETGPIAAATEAKSPTLWYPMGANGITETDGIGTIFSDLADALDTRATATTTFRPARPDDLGANKYSLYFIHDLVLFFGPVSNKEVIAILIEAFGKKNFDMAAKLLGVLREARLIVSHFINDTWVYRAVGTTPFLRYSTDIDSLMATFRRFHWQSNPERFSHV